The region CAACTCATTGTGTAGCAACACAATACACTGAGAGGCAAACAACATCCGGGGACCCACGCAAATAGGCATGGCACCGAGGCGGCGCAAATACTTAGCCGTTTTTTTGGGCATTGTGAGATGGTCTGAAAAAACAAAAGTTACATCCAGGGGAAATGTCACTGTGCGAATGTCAGTACCTCGGCGCTCGAGCACATAGAGTGTTTCCTTGCG is a window of Gemmatimonadota bacterium DNA encoding:
- a CDS encoding tRNA (pseudouridine(54)-N(1))-methyltransferase TrmY, with the protein product RKETLYVLERRGTDIRTVTFPLDVTFVFSDHLTMPKKTAKYLRRLGAMPICVGPRMLFASQCIVLLHNELDRQGVW